From Oryza sativa Japonica Group chromosome 4, ASM3414082v1, one genomic window encodes:
- the LOC4335404 gene encoding uncharacterized protein isoform X6 encodes METQPLYTQQQVQDIVQQAVTNAVNNAHQELASRIERLEQTVDKDKAETHSHDANGPSSSVVPEFLHALLMNGMNTTEEAPQAGHCGRTCENDDLWRF; translated from the exons ATGGAGACACAGCCACTATACACACAGCAGCAAGTGCAAGACATTGTTCAGCAGGCAGTCACTAATGCTGTGAACAATGCTCATCAAGAACTAGCATCAAGGATAGAAAGGCTAGAGCAGACAGTGGATAAGGATAAGGCAGAAACTCATTCCCAT GATGCAAATGGACCATCTTCTTCTGTTGTCCCTGAGTTCCTTCATGCACTTCTCATG AATGGGATGAACACTACTGAAGAAGCGCCACAAGCTGGTCATTGTGGAAGAACTTGTGAGAATGATGACCTCTGGCGTTTCTAG